The Nocardioides panzhihuensis genome has a segment encoding these proteins:
- a CDS encoding mycoredoxin, producing the protein MSSFTMYTTPWCGYCQRLKGQLGREDITFDEVDIEQVPEAAQIVEKVNGGNQTVPTLVYSDGTAMTNPSIAQIKAKLAELA; encoded by the coding sequence ATGAGCAGCTTCACGATGTACACCACCCCCTGGTGCGGATACTGCCAGCGGCTCAAGGGGCAGCTCGGCCGCGAGGACATCACCTTCGACGAGGTGGACATCGAGCAGGTCCCCGAGGCCGCCCAGATCGTCGAGAAGGTCAACGGCGGCAACCAGACCGTCCCCACCCTCGTCTACTCCGACGGCACCGCGATGACCAACCCGTCGATCGCTCAGATCAAGGCGAAGCTCGCCGAGCTGGCCTGA
- a CDS encoding GMC oxidoreductase, whose amino-acid sequence MSNTPREDRPRGLSRRGFVLGAGSLAGAGMLGGAFGTGPAWAASTSSIGNGARVPVLVIGTGYGGSVAALRLAQAGIDVHMVEMGQDWSTVPPGPDGKIHPKVSSPDYRSFWMRTRTKQPLSNFLGFPIDKAVPKYAGILDAEDFAGISVYQGRGVGGGSLVNGGMAVTPKRQNFADILPSVSAEEMYGTYYPRANSALGVSTIDPAWFERTSYYQYSRVGRKHAERSGFDWTFVPAVYDWDYMKAEDNGSVPKSALGQEILYGNNHGKKTLPKTYLAQATATGRVTISALHRATSVRPTAAGGYDVVLEQINTAGDVVATKTVNAGKIFFAAGSVGTSKLLVKMKSTGALPALNGEVGQGWGDNGNIMVGRANHMWDATGDVQSTIPCSGIDNWDAGGAFAEVAPLPAGLETFASFYLAITKSPRRAAFTYNSASGNVDLSWQTSWKQDSITMAKTIFDKINRKEGTIYRTDLFGTNKIWGDHLTYHPLGGAILNKATDNYGRLHGYDGLYVIDGALIPGNTSVNPFVTITALAERNIERIIAADL is encoded by the coding sequence ATGAGCAACACACCAAGAGAGGACAGGCCGCGAGGTCTGTCACGCCGAGGATTCGTGCTCGGTGCAGGCTCGCTGGCAGGGGCCGGGATGCTGGGAGGAGCATTCGGAACCGGCCCGGCATGGGCAGCCTCGACGTCGTCGATCGGCAACGGCGCACGGGTCCCGGTGCTGGTCATCGGCACCGGGTACGGCGGCTCCGTCGCGGCCCTACGACTGGCCCAGGCGGGCATCGACGTCCACATGGTCGAGATGGGCCAGGACTGGTCCACGGTCCCACCGGGGCCGGACGGCAAGATCCACCCGAAGGTCTCCAGCCCGGACTACCGCTCCTTCTGGATGCGTACCCGAACCAAACAGCCGCTCAGCAACTTCCTGGGGTTCCCCATCGACAAGGCGGTTCCGAAGTACGCCGGCATCCTGGACGCCGAGGACTTCGCCGGGATCTCCGTCTACCAGGGACGCGGCGTCGGCGGCGGCTCGCTCGTCAACGGGGGCATGGCGGTCACACCGAAGCGCCAGAACTTCGCCGACATCCTGCCCTCGGTGAGCGCTGAGGAGATGTACGGCACCTACTACCCTCGCGCCAACTCCGCCCTCGGCGTCAGCACGATCGATCCCGCCTGGTTCGAACGGACGTCGTACTACCAGTACTCACGGGTGGGGCGTAAGCACGCCGAGCGCTCGGGCTTCGACTGGACGTTCGTCCCGGCCGTCTACGACTGGGACTACATGAAGGCCGAGGACAACGGAAGCGTCCCGAAGTCGGCCCTCGGTCAGGAGATCCTCTACGGGAACAACCACGGCAAGAAGACCCTGCCGAAGACCTACCTCGCGCAGGCCACCGCCACCGGGCGGGTCACGATCTCCGCGCTGCACCGGGCCACCTCGGTCAGGCCGACCGCGGCCGGTGGCTACGACGTCGTCCTCGAGCAGATCAACACGGCCGGCGACGTCGTGGCCACGAAGACCGTCAACGCCGGCAAGATCTTCTTCGCGGCCGGCAGCGTCGGCACCAGCAAGCTGCTGGTGAAGATGAAGTCGACCGGCGCGCTGCCCGCGCTGAACGGCGAGGTCGGCCAGGGGTGGGGCGACAACGGCAACATCATGGTCGGACGCGCCAACCACATGTGGGACGCCACCGGCGACGTACAGTCCACGATCCCGTGCTCGGGCATCGACAACTGGGACGCCGGCGGTGCCTTCGCGGAGGTCGCTCCCCTGCCTGCAGGGCTCGAGACGTTCGCGTCCTTCTATCTCGCGATCACCAAGAGCCCGCGCCGGGCGGCGTTCACCTACAACTCGGCCAGCGGCAACGTCGACCTGTCGTGGCAGACGTCCTGGAAGCAGGACTCCATCACGATGGCAAAGACGATCTTCGACAAGATCAACAGAAAGGAAGGGACGATCTACCGCACCGACCTGTTCGGCACCAACAAGATCTGGGGCGACCACCTGACCTATCACCCGCTGGGCGGCGCCATCTTGAACAAGGCGACCGACAACTACGGCCGGCTGCACGGTTACGACGGTCTCTACGTCATCGACGGCGCGCTCATCCCGGGCAACACGAGCGTCAACCCGTTCGTGACGATCACCGCCCTCGCCGAGCGCAACATCGAGAGGATCATCGCCGCCGACCTCTGA
- the nudC gene encoding NAD(+) diphosphatase: MDSPKLPIHLRITQDPHDRSGHLRADDGWVEKAWAEQTTRVLVVAGNRVEPADGARVRWRTPATSPDGIRVLLGDTPEGARFAVLTGREEAGETWRDLRGLFPAMLADTTEASFLMHAIGLAEWHRATRFCARCGGSLEPRAAGHELACAEGHLIFPRTDPAVIMLVTTGEPGSDGERCLLGNHTRWPAPNFSTLAGFVEPGESLEDAVRREVAEEVGVRVGQVDYFGNQPWPLPASLMLGFFGRAESTDIMVDQDEIREARWFTRAELAAVAESGEIKLPSGISISRSLVEAWYGGELPGSW; the protein is encoded by the coding sequence GTGGACTCCCCGAAGCTGCCCATCCATCTGCGAATCACCCAGGACCCTCACGACCGCTCCGGCCATCTGCGCGCCGACGACGGCTGGGTCGAGAAGGCCTGGGCCGAGCAGACCACGAGAGTCCTCGTGGTCGCCGGCAACAGGGTCGAGCCGGCGGACGGGGCGCGAGTGCGGTGGCGTACGCCGGCTACTTCTCCGGACGGGATCCGGGTGCTCCTCGGCGACACCCCCGAAGGTGCCCGGTTCGCGGTGCTCACCGGTCGTGAGGAGGCCGGCGAGACTTGGCGGGACCTGCGGGGGCTCTTCCCAGCGATGCTCGCCGACACGACCGAGGCGAGCTTCCTGATGCACGCGATCGGCCTGGCCGAGTGGCACCGGGCGACCCGGTTCTGCGCGCGCTGTGGTGGGAGCCTTGAGCCGCGCGCGGCCGGTCACGAGCTGGCCTGCGCCGAGGGACACCTGATCTTTCCGCGCACCGACCCGGCGGTGATCATGCTGGTGACGACCGGCGAGCCCGGGTCGGACGGGGAGCGTTGCCTGCTCGGCAACCACACCCGCTGGCCTGCGCCCAACTTCTCCACGCTCGCCGGCTTCGTGGAGCCGGGGGAGTCGCTCGAGGATGCGGTCCGTCGCGAGGTCGCCGAGGAGGTCGGCGTACGCGTCGGGCAGGTCGACTACTTCGGCAACCAGCCCTGGCCGCTGCCGGCCAGCCTGATGCTCGGCTTCTTCGGGCGGGCGGAGTCGACCGACATCATGGTCGACCAGGATGAGATCCGGGAGGCGCGCTGGTTCACCCGCGCGGAGCTCGCCGCCGTCGCCGAGAGCGGCGAGATCAAGCTGCCCAGCGGCATCTCGATCAGCCGGTCGCTGGTCGAGGCGTGGTACGGCGGCGAGCTGCCCGGATCATGGTGA
- a CDS encoding ATP-dependent DNA helicase UvrD2, which produces MNPVAPTTPESLLAALDPEQRQVAESLRGPVRVLAGAGTGKTRAITHRIAYGVATGLYAPQEVLAVTFTTRAAGEMRQRLRAMGAGAVQARTFHSAALRQLRFFWPKVYGTELPNLTESKIPLIRAAAQRQRINVDQAQARDLASEIEWSKVSNVHPDDYPKSAETRGREVGGLTPSMVGHIYAAYEDVKRTQARMDMEDVLLLTAGLLEHDERVAAQVRRQYKWFTVDEFQDVSPLQSALLDLWLGGRNEICVVGDPAQTIYTFAGADAAYLRDFPKKHTGTTSVELVRNYRSSPQVVKAANKILEGTPSAGVQLQAQRDAGPAVEHLEQPDEVAEAEGVAAEILRLHQAGRPYHEMAILFRINAQSEAYEDALTARRIPYVLRGAARFFDRPEVREAVTRIRGAARSGQGAVFGDELLESVHGILAGMGWTSEPPEGRGQTRDRWESWQALIDQARTFAASGGDMAGLVAELDRRAAEQHAPVPSGVTLATFHAAKGLEWDSVFLVGLQDGTMPFILRGEEPTPAEIEEERRLLYVGLTRARVDLTLSWALARQPGQAARRRPSRFLDPLRPARATAPARRPGSGKARMCKSCGGPLGSAAEKRMGRHEGCDAPYDEELYGRLKQWRKETAEAARKPAFVIFTDATLEQIAERKPGTLQDLQRIAGIGRSKVETYGSEVLDVIAANS; this is translated from the coding sequence ATGAACCCTGTCGCTCCCACGACCCCCGAGTCCCTCCTCGCCGCGCTCGACCCCGAGCAACGCCAGGTGGCCGAGTCGCTACGGGGTCCGGTCCGGGTGCTGGCGGGTGCGGGGACCGGAAAGACCAGGGCGATCACCCACCGGATCGCCTACGGCGTCGCGACCGGGCTCTACGCGCCCCAGGAGGTCCTCGCGGTCACCTTCACCACCCGAGCCGCAGGGGAGATGCGGCAGCGACTGCGCGCGATGGGTGCCGGTGCGGTCCAGGCGCGCACCTTCCACTCCGCCGCCCTGCGCCAGCTGCGGTTCTTCTGGCCCAAGGTCTACGGCACCGAGCTGCCCAACCTGACCGAGTCGAAGATCCCGCTCATCCGAGCCGCCGCCCAGCGCCAGCGGATCAACGTCGACCAGGCCCAGGCGCGTGACCTGGCCTCGGAGATCGAGTGGTCGAAGGTGTCCAACGTCCACCCCGACGACTACCCGAAGTCCGCCGAGACGAGAGGCCGAGAGGTCGGCGGGCTGACCCCGTCGATGGTGGGGCACATCTACGCGGCGTACGAGGACGTGAAACGCACCCAGGCACGCATGGACATGGAGGACGTGCTGCTCTTGACCGCCGGACTCCTCGAGCACGACGAGCGGGTCGCCGCGCAGGTCAGGCGGCAGTACAAGTGGTTCACCGTCGACGAGTTCCAGGACGTCTCGCCGCTGCAGTCGGCGCTGCTCGACCTCTGGCTGGGTGGGCGCAACGAGATCTGTGTCGTCGGCGACCCGGCTCAGACGATCTACACCTTCGCCGGCGCCGACGCCGCCTACCTGCGTGACTTCCCGAAGAAGCACACCGGCACCACGTCGGTCGAGCTGGTCCGCAACTACCGCTCCTCCCCGCAGGTGGTGAAGGCCGCCAACAAGATCCTGGAGGGTACGCCGAGCGCCGGTGTCCAGCTGCAGGCCCAGCGCGACGCTGGGCCTGCCGTGGAGCACCTCGAGCAGCCCGACGAGGTGGCTGAGGCCGAGGGCGTCGCCGCCGAGATCCTGCGCCTGCACCAGGCCGGCAGGCCCTACCACGAGATGGCGATCCTGTTCCGGATCAACGCCCAGTCGGAGGCCTACGAGGACGCTCTCACCGCGCGCCGGATCCCCTATGTCCTTCGTGGCGCCGCGAGGTTCTTCGACCGGCCCGAGGTCCGCGAGGCGGTGACCCGCATCCGGGGTGCGGCGCGGAGCGGCCAGGGAGCCGTCTTCGGTGACGAGCTGCTGGAGTCGGTCCACGGCATCCTGGCCGGGATGGGCTGGACCTCTGAGCCGCCCGAGGGCCGCGGACAGACCCGCGACCGCTGGGAGTCCTGGCAGGCGCTGATCGACCAGGCGCGCACCTTCGCCGCGTCCGGCGGTGACATGGCCGGTCTCGTCGCCGAGCTCGACCGCAGGGCGGCCGAGCAGCACGCGCCGGTGCCGTCGGGAGTGACCCTGGCGACCTTCCACGCGGCCAAGGGGCTGGAGTGGGACTCGGTGTTCCTGGTCGGTCTCCAGGACGGCACGATGCCGTTCATCCTCCGCGGCGAGGAGCCGACCCCGGCCGAGATCGAGGAGGAGCGCCGGCTGCTCTACGTCGGGCTCACCCGGGCCCGGGTCGACCTGACCCTCTCCTGGGCGCTGGCCCGTCAGCCGGGCCAGGCAGCGCGACGTAGGCCGTCGCGGTTCCTCGACCCGCTGCGTCCGGCGCGGGCGACAGCACCCGCGCGGCGCCCCGGGTCCGGCAAGGCGCGGATGTGCAAGTCCTGCGGCGGACCGCTCGGCTCAGCGGCCGAGAAGCGGATGGGCCGCCACGAGGGCTGCGACGCGCCCTACGACGAGGAGCTCTACGGGCGGCTGAAGCAGTGGCGCAAGGAGACCGCCGAGGCGGCCCGCAAGCCGGCGTTCGTGATCTTCACCGACGCCACCTTGGAGCAGATCGCCGAGCGGAAGCCGGGCACGCTCCAGGATCTGCAGCGCATCGCCGGCATCGGCCGCAGCAAGGTGGAGACGTACGGCTCGGAAGTTCTTGATGTGATCGCCGCGAACAGCTGA
- a CDS encoding WhiB family transcriptional regulator: MTSILEPEVTLGVLHDRANRYDEDQLPCRVNNPELWFAESPADVEFAKALCATCPVQPLCLASALDRREPWGVWGGQLLLQGKVIPRKRPRGRPRKDAA; this comes from the coding sequence ATGACCAGCATTCTCGAGCCCGAGGTCACCCTCGGCGTTCTCCACGACCGCGCCAACCGCTACGACGAGGACCAGCTGCCCTGCCGGGTCAACAACCCGGAGCTGTGGTTCGCCGAGTCTCCTGCCGACGTCGAGTTCGCCAAGGCACTCTGCGCGACCTGCCCCGTGCAGCCGCTCTGCCTCGCCAGCGCCCTCGACCGGCGTGAGCCTTGGGGCGTCTGGGGTGGCCAGCTGCTCCTGCAGGGGAAGGTGATCCCCCGCAAGCGGCCCCGTGGCCGGCCCCGCAAGGACGCCGCCTGA
- a CDS encoding ATP-dependent DNA helicase, whose translation MNPEMNAAMNPEMNPVMTVETPEELAKLMGHDWLYSEEQFRAITAPLEPAVVIAGAGSGKTAVMAARVVWLVATGRVLPGEVLGLTFTTKATAELATRIRESLQKAGLWPERREGPPRPGEALSEEGEEPAEPTVATYHSYASGLLSEHGLRIGHEPDTRLIADATRYQLAARAVARHTNPVEKLTDYPKLAVQQLLALDSELSEHLVEPATLRAYDRKERALFALEVADLRAQLADGKRVKTKLNKVEKAIDAIDKRYELLDLVDGYRRLKDRLGLMDFSDQIALAARLAEETPEVAEIERGKFKVVLLDEYQDTSVAQAKMLARLFGDGHPVTAVGDPNQAIYGWRGASVSNILEFGRDFPPKGVSTSSTTGYSLTVNRRSDARILDTANHLAAQLYEGREKERLVAAEGARDGEVRVHVHETYDEELLWLADKVIEAHEAVGEWKEIGVLTRDNSQAAAVFDALTAREIPVEIVGLKGLLRLPEVAEVVATMELLHDVTANSALLTLLAGPRWAIGPRDLAILGRRSRDLAGVVGGAEEFADVERQLEAAVQGTDPTEIPSLNDALEDPGGPSDYDYSPQARERFKLLADELRGLRRAVNEPLLDLVRRIIDVTGIDVELAASVSPAASARRDNLDLFVQAVAEFEGLDGQVTLAALLAYLEAEDEYGQGLDVATPSEADSVKLLTVHRAKGLEWDVVFLVGVTHKKFPTGQTRSSWLTVPSVMPAALRGDRDDLPQLHGHDADSIDELLAERKEHERVEELRLAYVAWTRARHVQFVSCWRWSPSLKEGRGPSLYVEKTREALLQWGAKPDRWADVVVKGEEESPYAAQEPDLPWPINHHTAEVERRLEAARLVREVSPGPDELDDLTLLETVNQWDEEIERLLAEAARERAPEVIVPLPSSLSATAMSKLRDDPLGFAADLVRPMPRKPSSQARFGTRFHAWVEARFGQQDLFDPDDLPGRADHGIEDESGLEEVIAAFEKGPFADRPPFRVEAAFAIVLAGQVVRGRIDAVYQEPDGTYLIIDWKTNQTQNADPLQLALYRLGWAELMGVPLSRVRAAFYYVRSGRLVEPSGLPGREKLERIVGGG comes from the coding sequence GTGAACCCAGAGATGAACGCTGCGATGAACCCCGAGATGAACCCGGTGATGACGGTCGAGACCCCCGAAGAGCTCGCCAAGCTGATGGGTCACGACTGGCTCTACAGCGAGGAGCAGTTCCGCGCGATCACGGCTCCGCTGGAGCCCGCCGTGGTAATTGCCGGCGCCGGGTCCGGCAAGACCGCGGTGATGGCCGCCCGAGTCGTCTGGCTGGTCGCCACCGGTCGCGTGCTCCCCGGGGAGGTGCTCGGTCTGACCTTCACCACGAAGGCGACCGCCGAGCTGGCCACCCGGATCCGGGAGTCGCTGCAGAAGGCAGGACTGTGGCCCGAGCGACGCGAAGGTCCACCGCGGCCCGGGGAGGCTCTGTCGGAAGAGGGCGAGGAGCCCGCGGAGCCGACGGTGGCGACCTACCACTCCTACGCCTCCGGGCTGCTCTCCGAGCACGGCCTGCGGATCGGGCACGAGCCGGACACTCGGCTGATCGCCGATGCGACCCGCTACCAGCTCGCGGCTCGGGCCGTGGCCCGGCACACCAACCCGGTGGAGAAGCTGACCGACTACCCGAAGCTGGCCGTCCAGCAGCTGCTCGCGCTCGACTCCGAGCTGTCCGAGCACCTCGTCGAACCCGCCACACTGCGTGCCTACGACCGCAAAGAGCGAGCGTTGTTCGCCCTCGAGGTCGCTGATCTCAGGGCACAGCTCGCCGACGGGAAGCGGGTCAAGACGAAGCTGAACAAGGTCGAGAAGGCGATCGACGCGATCGACAAGCGCTACGAGCTGCTCGATCTGGTCGACGGCTACCGCCGCCTCAAGGACCGGCTCGGGCTGATGGACTTCTCCGACCAGATCGCTCTCGCGGCCCGGCTGGCCGAGGAGACCCCCGAGGTCGCGGAGATCGAGCGTGGGAAGTTCAAGGTGGTGCTGCTCGACGAATACCAGGACACCTCGGTGGCCCAGGCCAAGATGCTCGCTCGTCTCTTCGGCGACGGGCATCCGGTGACCGCCGTCGGTGACCCCAACCAGGCGATCTACGGCTGGCGGGGTGCGTCGGTGAGCAACATTCTCGAGTTCGGCAGGGACTTCCCTCCCAAGGGGGTCTCGACAAGCTCGACCACCGGGTACTCCCTGACCGTCAACCGCCGCTCGGACGCCCGCATCCTCGACACCGCCAACCATCTGGCCGCCCAGCTCTACGAGGGACGCGAGAAGGAGCGGCTGGTCGCTGCGGAGGGCGCGCGCGACGGTGAGGTGCGGGTGCATGTCCACGAGACGTACGACGAAGAGCTGCTCTGGCTCGCCGACAAGGTGATCGAGGCCCATGAGGCGGTCGGGGAGTGGAAGGAGATCGGCGTGCTGACCAGGGACAACTCGCAGGCGGCAGCGGTCTTTGACGCGCTCACCGCTCGCGAGATCCCGGTCGAGATCGTCGGTCTGAAGGGGCTGCTCCGACTGCCCGAGGTGGCCGAGGTCGTCGCCACCATGGAGCTGCTCCACGACGTCACCGCCAACTCCGCGCTGCTCACCCTCCTCGCCGGCCCGCGCTGGGCGATCGGGCCCCGTGACCTCGCCATCCTCGGCCGCAGATCGCGTGACCTGGCCGGGGTCGTCGGCGGCGCGGAGGAGTTCGCCGATGTCGAGCGGCAGCTGGAGGCGGCCGTCCAAGGCACCGACCCCACCGAGATCCCCTCGCTCAACGATGCACTGGAGGATCCCGGCGGCCCCTCCGACTACGACTACTCACCGCAGGCCAGGGAGCGCTTCAAGCTGCTCGCCGATGAGCTCCGCGGGCTGCGCCGAGCGGTCAACGAGCCGCTCCTCGACCTGGTCCGCCGGATCATCGACGTCACCGGCATCGACGTCGAGCTGGCCGCCTCGGTCTCCCCGGCGGCCTCTGCCCGGCGCGACAACCTCGACCTCTTCGTCCAGGCGGTCGCCGAGTTCGAAGGTCTCGACGGCCAGGTCACCCTGGCCGCGCTGCTGGCCTACCTGGAGGCGGAGGACGAATACGGCCAGGGACTCGACGTCGCCACCCCGTCGGAGGCCGACTCGGTCAAGCTGCTCACCGTCCACCGCGCCAAGGGCTTGGAGTGGGACGTCGTCTTCCTGGTCGGGGTGACCCACAAGAAGTTCCCCACCGGCCAGACGCGATCGTCGTGGCTGACCGTCCCCTCGGTCATGCCCGCCGCGCTCCGCGGAGACCGCGACGATCTGCCGCAGCTCCACGGCCACGACGCCGACTCGATCGACGAGCTTCTCGCCGAGCGCAAGGAGCACGAGCGCGTCGAGGAGCTCCGACTGGCGTACGTCGCCTGGACCCGAGCCCGCCACGTCCAGTTCGTCTCGTGCTGGCGCTGGTCGCCCTCCCTGAAGGAGGGCCGCGGCCCGTCGCTCTACGTGGAGAAGACCAGGGAGGCGCTGCTGCAGTGGGGGGCCAAGCCCGACCGCTGGGCGGACGTTGTAGTGAAAGGCGAGGAGGAGAGCCCCTACGCCGCGCAGGAGCCCGACCTGCCCTGGCCGATCAATCACCACACGGCCGAGGTGGAGCGCCGGCTGGAAGCGGCCAGGTTGGTCCGCGAGGTCAGCCCCGGGCCGGACGAGCTCGACGATCTCACCCTGCTCGAGACCGTGAACCAGTGGGACGAGGAGATCGAGCGGCTGCTCGCCGAGGCGGCCCGTGAGCGGGCCCCCGAGGTGATCGTTCCGCTGCCGTCGTCGTTGTCGGCCACCGCCATGTCCAAGCTGCGCGACGATCCCCTCGGCTTCGCCGCCGACCTGGTCCGTCCGATGCCCCGCAAGCCGTCCTCCCAGGCCCGCTTCGGCACCCGGTTCCACGCCTGGGTCGAGGCCCGCTTCGGCCAGCAGGACCTCTTCGACCCCGACGACCTGCCTGGTCGCGCCGACCACGGCATCGAGGACGAGTCCGGTCTCGAGGAGGTGATCGCCGCCTTCGAAAAGGGTCCGTTCGCCGACCGGCCACCGTTCCGGGTCGAGGCGGCCTTCGCGATCGTCCTGGCAGGTCAGGTCGTGCGTGGCCGGATCGACGCGGTCTATCAGGAGCCCGATGGGACGTACCTGATCATCGACTGGAAGACCAACCAGACCCAGAACGCCGACCCTCTTCAGCTGGCTCTCTACCGGCTCGGGTGGGCCGAGCTCATGGGGGTGCCGTTGTCGCGGGTTCGGGCGGCTTTCTACTACGTGCGTTCTGGGCGGCTCGTCGAGCCTTCCGGTCTTCCTGGGCGGGAGAAGTTGGAGAGGATCGTGGGTGGGGGCTGA